The Trichosurus vulpecula isolate mTriVul1 chromosome 3, mTriVul1.pri, whole genome shotgun sequence genome includes a window with the following:
- the LOC118844163 gene encoding elongin-C-like, whose product MDGEEKTYGGWEGPDAMYMKLMSSDGHEFIVKREHALTSGTTEAMLSGLGQFAENETNEVNFREIPSHVLSKVCMYFTYKVRYTNSSTEIPEFPIAPEIALELLMAANFLDC is encoded by the coding sequence atggatggagaagagaaaacatacgGTGGGTGGGAGGGCCCAGATGCTATGTATATGAAATTGATGTCTTCTGATGGTCATGAATTTATTGTGAAAAGGGAGCATGCTTTAACATCAGGAACAACAGAAGCCATGTTAAGTGGCCTGGGTCAGTTTGCTGAAAATGAAACCAATGAGGTTAATTTTAGAGAAATTCCATCACATGTGCTATCAAAAGTATGCATGTATTTTACCTACAAGGTTCGCTACACTAACAGCTCTACAGAGATTCCTGAATTCCCAATTGCACCTGAAATTGCACTGGAATTGCTGATGGCTGCGAACTTTCTAgattgttaa